A genomic stretch from Malus domestica chromosome 15, GDT2T_hap1 includes:
- the LOC103415963 gene encoding L10-interacting MYB domain-containing protein-like gives MWDDASVEIFISVCVVETLAGNQTGGHLNRIGWKNVIKKFNDLTQRSYVHKQLKNKWTTLKKEWQLWASLVGKETGLGWDPVKQTIIASDEWWEKKVKLVIFQENSEVAKYRNSGLKNVDQLDILFKEGAVTGVGAWAPSQGLMSNNVQKAPTCKQNDGQDDLENDIDNNEGLDDIADVETPSPAQPSTQGRGTKRTRDSKRVGIGAKMIKQLDGILEAVNNRSKSIDKPGCSIEEVMQMLEGMHEVVNDDELFMKAADIFTERKNREMFVALKQSNRQIMWLKSKKI, from the exons ATGTGGGATGATGCAAGTGTTGAGATATTTATAAGTGTTTGTGTAGTTGAGACATTAGCCGGAAATCAAACAGGTGGTCATCTTAAtagaattggatggaaaaatgttattaaaaaatttaatgacCTTACTCAAAGGTCATATGTTCAtaaacaactcaagaacaaatgGACTACACTTAAGAAAGAATGGCAATTGTGGGCATCATTAGTTGGAAAAGAGACTGGCTTAGGATGGGATCCTGTGAAGCAAACTATCATTGCAAGTGATGAGTGGTGGGAGAAAAAAGTGAAG tTGGTCATATTTCAGGAGAATTCTGAAGTTGCAAAATATCGAAATAGTGGATTGAAAAATGTTGACCAACTGGACATTTTGTTTAAAGAAGGAGCTGTTACAGGTGTAGGTGCATGGGCACCCTCACAAGGGTTGATGAGTAATAATGTCCAAAAAGCTCCAACATGCAAACAAAATGACGGTCAAGATGATTTGGAGAATGACATAGATAATAATGAGGGGCTTGACGACATAGCCGATGTTGAGACACCTTCCCCTGCTCAACCTTCAACACAAGGAAGAGGAACAAAAAGAACAAGAGATTCTAAAAGAGTTGGAATTGGGGCCAAGATGATAAAGCAATTAGATGGTATTTTAGAAGCTGTAAACAACCGTTCTAAGAGCATAGATAAGCCTGGTTGTAGCATTGAGGAAGTgatgcaaatgttggaaggaatGCATGAAGTTGTGAATGATGATGAGCTCTTTATGAAAGCGGCTGATATCTTcaccgaaagaaaaaatagagagaTGTTTGTTGCATTGAAGCAATCTAACCGACAAATCATGTGGCTCAAGAGCAAGAAAATTTGA
- the LOC103401430 gene encoding uncharacterized protein → MVAASKLSSCIAMAVAAASMPALSNRTYADSPFRFNPFSYSSPSPPPPPSAAPADQIPNAKSEPQAEEPRGSGFDPEALERGAKALREINSSKLSKQVFSLMRSQEKSRLTELDAEKAHFEAIQAQNDLERSKNMAEEQLNILQQEAQAKAQMLRMEDEHARNRMKMDHEKQRQNNAEMLRMQEESNIRKEKARLATEAQNQEQQRQTEREKHELELKNIKAEAIAKAKGRAHEEKLNAELNRNMLIDQMNGEKEKWLAAINTTFGHIEGGIRTLLTDRNKLVMTVGGATAVAAGVYTTREGSRVIWGYVNRLLGQPSLIRESSIARFPGSEMISLAKNKVLNYSTGSSQGKNGLANIILHPSLRSRIEHLARATANTKAHQAPFRNMMFYGPPGTGKTMVAREIARKSGLDYAMMTGGDVAPLGAQAVTKIHQIFDWAKKSNKGLLLFIDEADAFLCERNSTHMSEAQRSALNALLFRTGDQSRDIVLVLATNRPGDLDGAITDRMDEVIEFPIPGEEERFKLLKLYLNKYLGDEGESSKSGIFLKKKPQKIVIKDVSDDLIREAARKTEGFSGREIAKLMASVQAAVYGREDCVLDSQLLEEIVDYKVTEHHQRMKLAAEGGHPA, encoded by the exons ATGGTTGCTGCCTCGAAGCTGTCTTCGTGCATAGCAATGGCGGTCGCGGCGGCCTCCATGCCCGCGCTCTCCAACCGCACCTACGCCGATTCTCCCTTCCGATTCAATCCGTTCTCgtattcttctccttctcctcctcctccgccttCCGCCGCTCCGGCGGACCAGATCCCCAATGCGAAATCGGAACCGCAAGCTGAAGAGCCCAGAGGGTCGGGGTTCGATCCCGAGGCTCTCGAACGAGGTGCCAAAGCTCTCCGCGAAATCAATTCCTCTAAGTTATCCAAGCAG GTTTTTAGTCTGATGAGGAGCCAAGAAAAAAGTCGTCTCACCGAGTTGGATGCAGAGAAGGCTCATTTTGAAGCAATACAAGCTCAAAATGATCTT GAAAGGAGTAAGAACATGGCTGAGGAACAATTAAATATACTGCAACAAGAAGCACAGGCAAAGGCTCAAATGCTTCGTATGGAAGATGAACACGCTAGGAATAGAATGAAG ATGGATCATGAAAAGCAGAGGCAGAATAATGCTGAAATGCTTAGGATGCAAGAGGAGTCAAATATCCGAAAAGAGAAAGCAAGACTGGCTACTGAGGCACAGAACCAAGAGCAGCAGCGCCAAACTGAAAGAGAGAAACATGAATTAGaactaaaaaacataaaagcgGAGGCCATTGCAAAGGCTAAAGGTCGGGCCCATGAAGAAAAACTGAATGCGGAACTTAACAGGAATATGCTTATAGATCAGATGAatggtgaaaaagaaaaatggctTGCTGCAATCAATACAACTTTTGGTCACATTGAAG GGGGCATTAGAACTTTGCTGACCGATAGGAATAAGTTGGTTATGACCGTTGGAGGTGCTACAGCAGTGGCTGCAGGCGTTTATACAACTAG AGAAGGTTCTAGAGTTATATGGGGATATGTCAACCGGCTGCTAGGGCAGCCATCTCTGATTCGAGAATCATCCATTGCAAGATTTCCAGGTTCAGAGATGATTTCTCTAGCAAAGAATAAAGTTTTAAATTACAGTACTGGATCTTCGCAAGGCAAGAATGGTCTTGCAAATATCATTCTCCATCCTTCGTTGCGGAGCAGAATAGAGCACCTTGCTCGAGCTACAGCAAACACTAAGGCTCACCAAGCCCCCTTTCGCAACATGATGTTTTATGGCCCCCCTGGCACTGGTAAAACCATGGTTGCAAGAGAAATAGCTCGAAAATCG GGTTTGGATTATGCTATGATGACTGGAGGAGATGTTGCACCCTTGGGTGCACAGGCTGTTACTAAGATTCATCAGATATTTGATTGGgctaaaaaatcaaacaaaggTCTACTGCTTTTTATTGACGAGGCAGATGCTTTCCTATGCGA GCGAAACAGTACACACATGAGTGAAGCTCAACGTAGTGCTTTAAATGCATTGCTCTTCCGAACTGGAGACCAGTCAAGAGACATAGTTCTAGTACTTGCCACAAACAGGCCAGGAGATCTTGACGGCGCTATCACTGACCGGATGGATGAAGTGATTGAGTTCCCAATTCCTGGGGAGGAGGAACGATTCAAACTTTTGAAGCTCTATTTGAACAAATATCTTGGTGATGAAGGCGAAAGCTCCAAGTCAGGCATTTTCCTGAAGAAGAAACCACAAAAGATTGTGATAAAGGATGTGTCTGATGATCTGATTCGAGAGGCTGCACGTAAGACAGAAGGGTTCTCTGGCCGTGAGATAGCAAAACTCATGGCCAGCGTCCAAGCAGCTGTGTATGGACGCGAAGACTGTGTACTGGATTCGCAATTGTTGGAGGAAATTGTAGATTACAAAGTTACAGAACACCACCAAAGAATGAAACTAGCCGCTGAAGGTGGTCATCCGGCTTAG
- the LOC139191773 gene encoding uncharacterized protein has protein sequence MAYSATTPFTNVSALLPLKLDHHNYSLWRAQFVPLLRSQSLMPFVDEMSKCLLAFLLDDEGHLTDNTNPRFELWIQQDQMMLLWLISSLSPPFMHVVVKCVSVAEAWKALQERLLYENIVASIQSRETPISYAALEALLLSGETRHLTFTLSGDTLILAMIAMATNRGRKVHALVGFAHGVERVGVPHCGGFVPHPNGNAVGPHCPNGNVVGVFDAGPSFADRPPLKCQICRRNGHSTIDCYNHMNTSSEGRVPSARLTTLTAQSHRVGQAPTTPTSWLLDSRANAHITNDPGQLINTQ, from the exons ATGGCCTATTCCGCTACCACTCCCTTCACCAATGTTTCTGCCCTCCTTCCTTTGAAACTGGATCATCACAACTACTCTTTGTGGCGAGCACAGTTTGTTCCATTGCTTCGAAGTCAAAGTCTAATGCCTTTTGTTGACGAAATGTCCAAGTGTCTGCTTGCTTTTCTGCTGGATGATGAAGGTCATCTTACCGACAACACCAATCCTCGTTTTGAGCTCTGGATTCAGCAAGACCAGATGATGCTCTTGTGGCTCATCAGTTCCCTCTCTCCTCCCTTCATGCATGTTGTTGTCAAGTGTGTTAGTGTTGCCGAGGCTTGGAAAGCTTTGCAGGAACG ACTGTTGTATGAAAATATCGTGGCATCCATACAATCTCGAGAAACCCCTATTTCTTATGCAGCTTTGGAAGCATTGCTCCTTAGTGGTGAAACTCGACATCTCACTTTCACTTTGTCTGGAGATACTCTTATTCTTGCCATGATTGCCATGGCTACTAACCGGGGCCGCAAGGTTCATGCACTTGTTGGTTTTGCACACGGTGTAGAACGTGTTGGTGTCCCTCATTGTGGTGGTTTTGTTCCTCACCCTAATGGCAACGCTGTAGGTCCTCATTGCCCTAATGGAAATGTTGTAGGTGTTTTCGATGCAGGTCCTTCCTTTGCTGACCGTCCACCACTCAAGTGTCAAATATGCCGCCGAAATGGGCATTCTACGATTGACTGCTACAATCACATGAACACTTCTTCCGAAGGTCGTGTTCCTAGTGCTCGCCTCACAACTCTTACTGCTCAGTCCCACCGTGTAGGTCAAGCACCCACTACTCCAACAAGTTGGCTTCTGGATTCTAGAGCCAATGCTCACATCACCAACGATCCTGGTCAACTCATCAATACACAATAG
- the LOC103415957 gene encoding protein RADIALIS-like 4 — translation MMASNSLTSSRSSSSSWTPKQNKQFEKALALYDKDTPDRWQKVARAVGGKSAEEVKRHYEILIEDVKHIESGRVPFPDYRGE, via the coding sequence ATGATGGCATCCAACTCACTCACTTCCTCGAGAAGCTCTAGCTCCTCCTGGACTCCTAAGCAAAACAAACAGTTTGAAAAGGCCCTGGCTTTGTACGACAAGGACACCCCTGACCGCTGGCAGAAGGTTGCGAGAGCAGTCGGTGGGAAGTCTGCTGAGGAGGTGAAGAGGCACTATGAGATCCTCATTGAAGATGTCAAGCACATTGAGTCTGGCAGAGTTCCGTTTCCTGATTATAGAGGGGAATAA